The genomic region CAAGGACTTCAGCCTGGATGCCCGCATGGACGGCTGACAATGCCAAAACCAAGAAACTCAACAGCAGCCAACACAGCAATGCCCCAAAGGCCACCCAGGTCAAGGGGATGAATGGTCTGAGATTACACTTTAGTTGGGTTACAGAAAAATGCTGAATAGTCTATTTCCTGAGTGAATACACTGAAAATCATACTCACTGCAGAAGTACTAACAGTGGAATATGTGTTAGGTGTCAAATAATCAGGCAGTATATTCAGCAAATACCAGAGAGCTGTAGATGAAGAAAGCACAGAACCCacctcccctacacacacacacacacacacacacacacacacacactcacttccAGGggcatttttatttacataatattcATTTCACTTCCTCATTTAAACAAACCCACACAATAGAGATGTTACTGCATCTCTTTCTGAGCACAATCCCATCCTTCAGCATCCTTGAATTGCTTGGCCCTTTAAATTACAGAGGTTTATTCCAATGTCCCCTTGTGCCTCCACAGGTTGTCTTTCATGtcaaattttttttcatgataataagaaaacaactctAGATGTGTTTAACACAGCAGCCAAGGTGTACCCACGGGGTATAATTAGCACTTACTATGTTAGAAAGAAAAGGTAAGGTATAATACAGTACTGCTTGAAACGAAAACGGGAAAAGGTACCAGGGAAAAAATTGCTTCAAAATTGCCTTTCTTCTTGAGGTACTCAGAAGTGATACTTACTGTGATTCTGTTAATTATGGAATAAAACAGGGGGTTACTTAGCATAAGCCAGGCATCTCCTCTTTCATTGAGGGAGTAAAATAGGCTGCCCGTGGATTGTTGATGTCGTTTACAGGGACTGGCACCACTGAGAATTTCAAAACTCCAATCAGGTGCAAGGTAATGTTGACAACTGATACTATTAACAgcacttaacttttaaaaaaataaataaataaatgtgggtgtgtatgtggaGAGGTATCGTAGACTTCTGGGCTTTGGTTCAGTTTCTCCCACTCCTTCTACAAGAGTGGTTGGATAACTGGCTCTCTGCCTTTATAATAAAGGATTCCAAAGTCtctctgttgttgttttgttttgtcttgtttcccATCTTAGAATTATGGTTTCTAAAGGCCCCATGACTCATATTCAGAGTGTTTCTAATTTTGTCTGGTGGGTGGCACCTTTCTCTCACTTGTAACCTGTTCTTGGATTTAAGTAATCATTTCCAAACACTACACTGTTTGAAAACGTAATTATCTATTAGATACAAGAATCCTTTGTTGTGCAGGAGTTTAAAAATGCCACCAAAATGCATATGTCATGGGTCATCTTGAATTCAAAGGCTcaggtattttttaaagctcacaCACATTTCATCAATTTTATCGAGTCCAAAGCATTGGAGGATGTAGAGTGAATTTCAGGATAAAAATGATCTTATTTGATTGAAATTACTTATTAATTTGTTGCAGCTGGGTAAAGGAGAGGACATTTTCTTTGCATCTTAAGTAATACAGTGAAAAGCATTAAACAGGATGGATTAGGACTTAATTCTCTAAATATTAAAAGACATGCCATTTGAGTTTAAGTCCTTCAAAGCTGGAGATGGTTCCAGTGATAGAAGCCAGATTTGTGCCTTGGTTTTTAAGATGTCTCCAAAGTTGAAGGTGGAATTACAGAGGGCCTAGATAAAGGTTACAGAACAAGGTTGGATAAACCTAAGATTCCATTCGGATGGCCTTGAGCTAAAAAATGAAGGTTTAAGTAACTTTCATGATGATGATACCACAATATCACAAGAAAAATAACACATCATCAACTGGTTCTGAGGTTAATTGCATTCTATATTAGTCACATTACACACTCTAGCACTTAGACAAGCTGTATGATGTACTGAACcagaaaacagtaaaattaaatgaaaacatgttgtggagaaataaatgaaaaaataatagatgcccACACACTAGGTTCCACCCATAATATTAATAGAGTGTATTATTTCTGGATGATTTTAAGAACAATCTGTCAATGTTTTTGGTTGTTATTTCAATTCCTACTGCCAGATATTTTGACTATAAAAATTAAGCTAAATTGGAAATAATACTGTCCAGTCTTCACTTTCTATGATAACAGTGACCTAAATTATACTTGAgattaatacaaaaaaatgacatttgaaaATCATCCAAGAAATTTCCAGGAAATCACCAAAATAACTAAGATACCACTGGGAGCACAGTGATttagacctgtagtcccagctacttgggaggctgagatgggagcattGCTtacacccaggagtttgaggctacagtgaggtatgactgtgccactgcactccagcccagacaacagagcaagtcctcatctcttgaaaaaaaaaatcatttttattgattCTAAGATGCATTTTgcccaacatttaaaaatatctgaaattggGGTGTGTCTGACAATGGTATCTCACAATTATAACTGATGGTATGTTTTCTtagtaatacataaaataataatacatctgAAAATTGACGGTGTCTTACATTCTGCATAATATGGTAGTTTTGGTCATGGGTATTCTTACAGGCAaagtaagagaataaaaaatattccattacTCTCTCAGAGTTGATTGTATTCACCTAAGTTTGTATTCACAGGGTAAAAGTAATAGGTTATCCAGAGTTGCTTGAGTTTCTAGAGCTGTGCTGTCCACTACAGTAGCCACTACCCATATgtaaccatttacatttaagtggattactattaaataaaatgaaatgtcagcttcTTAGTGGTACCAGTcaaatttcaagtgctcaataaccATAGGTGGCTATTGGCTATCATATTGAACAATGTGGATTTATAGGACATCTTCATCATCAAAGAAAGTTCTACTGGGCAATGCCAGTATGGACTGCTGACTTTATATCACAAATTCTTTAGACTTGAACAGTAGTACATGCAGCAAAGTCACAGGCATTTTAGTATCTATCTCAGGGGTAGCAGTTTGGTGTAGTTAATTCAAGCATGGGCTTTGAAATCAGACAGACGTAGGTTTGAATCTTGAATGTCAAACTTAGTGTGGTTATCATCAGGTTTCTTGACTTCTCTAAGACTCAGTTTTTCATTTGTAAGATGAAAGATAATTGTGGTAACTACTTCACAGGGCTATTTAAAGAAGACAAAGGGTTATCCACAAAGCATAATAAGCATTCAATTAATGCTAGCTTTCATGATAAGTCTTTTAGAATTTTGGTGACTAAGGTGTGGCCAAGTTGAGCATGATGGTGTGATAAGtgctaaagtataataaaaaataaggtgGTCCAGGAACAAAAAGAAGGGAACTTCTCTTTCTCAGTCAACCAGGAGAGGCAGGGAAGATTTACCAGAGGAGGTGATACTTAAACTGCATCTTGAAGGATGACTAGATGTCCATTGGGCTGAAAAGGCTAAGGTTGGGATGTTTTTGCTGGAGAAACAGCATGTATAATGCTACAAAAGCTTGAGAGAACTCCTGGCACTAAGATAAATGGATCTCATTTGGGAACGAGGTAAAGAATAGAGATTATTAGGAGCTGAGGCTATGAATGTTTGTTGAAGCCAAATTGTAAACCTGAGTGCCCTGCCAAAGATTTTATCAAGATTTGAGGTAGGAACCCCATTGCAATAGTCTGGGTGAATGCTGAGCAAAACCCTAATGAGGAAGTGAAGAATTGTCTGCACTCACCACCTCCAATATGTCTTCTCCCATTTGCCCTTGAACCCACTTTATCAACCACCAAAGCCGCTCTTAACAGGATTACTAGTGACATTCATATTGCTATGCCTTGTGAACCATGTTGGTCTTCACCTTTCTTGACCTGATAGCATCATCTCACACAGCTGATCACTCTTTTCCCTTGGAACACTTTCTTCACTCGGCTTCCAGGAGATCACACTTTCTCCTACTTCACTGGATATTCCTTCTAAGTCTCCTTTGCTTATTTCTCCTCATTTCCACAACACTGAACACTGGAAGTCCCAGGGCTCAATACTTTGGGCCTCTGGGCTTTCTTATGACTCCAAAGAGTTCAATATCATGGCTTTATGTACACACTACATACTGATCACATTAAAACGTTCAGCCCACTTCTCTAGCCTGAATTTCATATTTGTCTACCCAACAGCCCACTCATCATGTTTACTTGGATCTCTAAAGGGCTTGCTCTCTTAACTTGTTCAAACCATAATTCTTGATCTCCTCCCCCTGCAGTCACCCTCATTTGAGTCATCTAGACTCCTTGGAGTCAtccatttcttctctctctctcacatcccACATTCAATCAGTCAATATCCTGCTGACTTTACCTTCACAGTAAGCTCAGAATAACTCCACTTCTCACCATCTTACCTGTTACCATCTTGTTTGAGCATCCACCATTTCTCCCAAGTCTCCCAACTGCCTTCTCGGCTTCCACCCAATTCCCCACAgtgccccacctcccacccccatctaTTCTCAAAACAACAGAGACATTCTGCTTCACGCGTGAGTTAGATAGGTCACTCCATTCAATTGTCTAGCACCTTTCCATCTTCAAGTAAAAACAAGAGACATTAAAAGTGCCTACGTGTCCCTATGTAATCTTCCCTGTCCCCTCTCCTCACCTCCTTCTCCCTTTGCTCACTCCACTACAGCAACACTGGCCCTCTTTCCACTCCTTGAACGTGATAAGTATGCTTCTGCCTCAGGCCCTTCATACCTGCTGTTCTCACTGCCAAACATGCTTCTCCCCCAGTTCCCAATTTCTACGTGGCTCACCTACTCGTCTCTCCCAGTTGTTagtcaaatgtcactttctcaccGGAGCCTTCCCTGACCTCCTATTTAAAATTGGACACTGCACCCAACACACTCCCTATCCCTTTacttactcatttttttccccatggttcccatcattatttaaaatttgatatataTTAATCTATTTGGTCTATTATCTGTCTCCTCTCACTAGAATTTAAACTCCACGAGGTcagggatttttgtctgcttttgtGCACTGCTGTATCCCCACAAGCTTCATGTACCTGGCCCATCAGTACTCAATAAACCTTTGTCAAGGAAATTAATGCACATGTTCGCTTCTTTGAGGGGGCTGAGGAAGATGGAGAAGGTAAGAAGTCATTCACATATTTATAACATTTAGTGCACCTCTCCCATATGCCACATACTGTGCTAGATGCTAAAGATCCAAGTGACTTAGGCAGTTGGGTATGTAGTGATGCCAGCAACCAAGACAGAGAATCTGGCAAACGAACAGGAATGCTGAGAACACTTGTTGAGTTCTGATGCCTATGGGACATCCAGGTGTAGATTCCAATCATAAGCTGGAACCAATTCCAAAATCCACATTGATCCACCATGCAGGAGCCAGACTGAAAGGGGAGGTTAGAGGGCCTCCCTGGAGCACTGAGCCACAGTGCACACCTGGGCAGTAATTCCATCCTCTGCACTGTCTTCAACTACAAAGAATAAAGTAAACATTCATAATACTTGCTTCTTAGCATTAATTGACCTCATATGTGTAGAGCCCTCAGCTTCCCAGATGAAAGGTGTTACAGAACTACAAAGTTAATCTTGCTGACTCAGTGGGAAGGCTGGTGCCCGGAATTATCATGGCCCTGACTGGAGGCATCTGGGTATCTATCTTGATGTTCCTCTCCAAGAGTTGACCCAGACTCTGCCTAATCTCCCAGTGAGATCTAAAGAGGAATACTCTCAGAAAGGAAACCAAGCATgcttaataaagaataaaaatttgatATAACTATGAACCTCTGGGGGAGAAAAACTACTTCAAATATATTAGCAAAGAAAGAaagttcttttattaaaaaaaaaaaaaaaaagatttggatgATTTCCAGCAATGCAAGACTTCAAAAAAGGAGTAAGAGAGAGGGCAATGAAGCCTGTTTTCTCCCAATTCCAGTGGGCACTGTGGTGAAGGAGGTGAATAGTTTGCACAGAGGACTAAGGATAGCTTGTTAACAGATGGCTTACCTACTCAAAGAAAGAATTATCTTTGAGgagcaaatataaaagaagcaAATGTGTTGACTCACTCATACTGACAAAGAAAGAATGTGACTTTGAGGATATGTTTCTCAGACCTTAAAGGCTATTTGCAGCAGGGAAGCTTATTGCAGAGGGGTGGGGTTGCACTGAGGGTGGGTGTAGGGGAAGAGAAGGTGTCTAAATTCTGGAACTTTTTATTAAAGCTTGTTTTCCTTGTCTGAATCTTTTGGTTCCTGTATCTGTGACAGTATTCATAACTCAGCCCCAGTGTGCCAACAAACCCCATATGTTTCAGTTCTCTCCTTATCTTTTAAGCCAAGATAAGGTTGAAATGAGTGTATTGCAAGAGATTTGTGAcagaatacacacacaaacacacacggtGGTGGAGGGTGCGGACCgtgtcttactcatctttgtttCCTTCACTGCAAATAACTCAAGACTTACACAaagaaaacactcaataaatttcTCAATTAAATGTGCATATTCTtaagacaaaaaaagaagagagtccTCTGTGGAGAAGGCCTTTCTTTATAGATTGAGGGAAGTAGCTGTGGGTCAGATAACAGGAGTCAGTGAGCAGAAAAACCAACTCTAGCCATATTCAGAAAGAACACTTTCTGTCCCCACTCCacttctcattcatttattcatctaacAGCCTTTCAATCAATATACACATTTGATTGGCTACCATCTGCCAGGCTTTGAATGCTGGGAACATAACGATGAACAGGACAAGGCCCTGCCACTAAATTGATAGTGTAGTGTGGGAGAAAGAGATTAATAGAAACAATATTCAATGTCAGGTAATACAATGAGCTTTTTTGCTAGGATTATTTCATTCAGTCTATTTCTTCTCACATTTTAACATACCTGCAAATCATctggaaatttcttaaaaatgcagattctgtttCAGTCTTTCTGAGATAGggcctgggattctgcatttctactAAGCTCCCAGGTGATACCTATGCCAAAGATTCTAAAACCACACTTTGAGTATTAAGGATTTAAACATTCCAGCAATTCTGTGTGGAAGGAGCTATCATTCTCTCcattaaagagaagaaaaccagGGCTTGGTGAAATTACGTGATTCATCTATAGCATCATGAACAGGATGTTATGTGACCCACCAAGCCATGAAGCTGGGCATGCACAGCAGCACTCCATCATCAGATAGAAGTGGTATATGTGCAATCAGGCCCAAGCAGGCCCTTAAGGCAAAAGTGAATTACATGAAGTGGTCCAAATGCTCATGGTCCCCTCTTCTGCTATGCTGtcttctctctcccagcctgcaTCTATGGCCTCATGGGGCATTCCCTATGATcagctgacagaggaagagaaaacatgGGCTTTGTTTTTAGatctgcatgatatgcaggcaccacccaaaagtggacagctgcagtaCTAAAGTCCCTCTCTGGGACATCCCTGAAAGACAATAGTGAAGGAAACATCTTCTAATTGAGCAGAACTTTGGGTAGTGCATCTGCCTGTGCACTTTCCTGGAAAGTAGAAATGGCCAAGTGTGAAATTATAAACCAATTtgtgggctgtagccaatggttggTCAAGATGGTCAGGAACTTAGAAGGAATGTGATAGGAAAATTTGTGATGAAGAAATCTGAGGAAAAGATGTGGACAGACCTCTCTGAATGAgcaaaaaaaaggtgaaaatatttGTGTCTCAAATGAATGTTCACTGAAGGGTGACCTCAGTAAAGgagaattttaataatcaagtggataggatgacttGTTATGTGGATACCAGTCAGCCTGTTTCTGCAGCCACCCCAGTCATCCCCCAATGggctcatgaacaaagtggccatggtggcagggatgggggttacacatgggctcagcaatATGCACTTCACTCACTAAGGCTGATCTGGCTATGACCACCACTAAGTGTCCAATCTGCCAGCAGCAGAAACCAACACTGAGCCCCCATATGGAACCATTCCCCAGGGTAATCAGCTGGGTATCTGGTGGCAGATTGATTACATTGGACCACtttcatcatggaaagggcagcaTTTTGTCCCTACTGGAATAGACATTTACTCTGGATATGGATTTGCCTTCCCTgaatgcaatgcttctgccaagactaccatgtGTGGACTTACAGAAGCCTATCCACTGTCATGCTATTCCATGCAGCACTGCTTCTGACCAAGGAACTCACTTCACAGTGACAGAAGTATGGCAATaagcccatgctcatggattcgctggtcttaccatgttccccaccatcctgaagcagctttcttttttttaactaaaaagtaaactttaatgtcgaaaatgcaaacttggggaagacagaaaagatCACACACAAGGCTGTCACTTCACACTTGGAAGGTTGCACAGCGGCCggtcagaggcgctcctcacttcccagatggggcggcggccgggcagaggcgctcctcacttcccagacagtgggcagctgggcagaggcgctcctcacttcctagacagggcggcagccgggcagaggcgctcctcacttcccagacggggcggcagccgggcagaggcgctcctcacttccgaaacaggcagaggcgctcctcacttgccAGATggtgggcagccgggcagagggacacctcacttcccagatggggtggacggtcagaggcgctcctcacttcccagacagttgggcggctgggcagaggcgctcctcacttcccagacggtgggcAGCCGGGCAGTGGCGCTCCCGACATCCCAGACGGAGTGGCAGCCgagcagagacgctcctcacttcccagacagggtggcggccaggcagaggcgctcaaTTCCCAGACGGgttggccgggcagaggtgctcctcacttcccagacagttgGCAGCCGGGCAaaggggctcctcacttcccagatggggcagcggccgggcagaggcactcctcacttcccagacgcttggaggccgggcagaggcgctcctcacttcccagtcagttgggcagccgggcagaggcgctcctcacgtgcCAGAGGGTGGGGAGCCCGGCAaaggcgcttctcacttcccagacagggtggtcGGACAGAAAcactcctcgcttcccagacggtcAGGCGGCCAgggagaggcgctcctcacttgccAGTCagttgggcggccgggcagaggagctccttaCTTCCCAGTCAGTTGGGGGGCCGGagagaggcgctcctcacttcccagacagggcggcggccaggcagaggtgctcctcacttcccagacagggggcagctgggcagaagcgctcctcacttccctgacGGGGCGGGCTGAAGCAGCTTTCTTGATAGAACAGCGAATGGCCTTTTAAAGACTTGATTATAGTGCCTACTAGGTGGCAGATACCTGCAGGGCTGGGGCACATATCTCCAtaaggctgtgtatgctctgaatcagcatccaactatatggtactgtttctctcatagccaggattcatgggtccaggaatcaagggatgAAAGTGAGAGTGGTATCACTCACTATTACCCCAAGTGATCCGCTAGCAagatttttgcttcctgttcctaaGATTTTATGCTCTGCTGGTCTaaaggtcttagttccagagagaGAAATGCTTTCACCAGCAACATCACAACAAGGATTCCACTGAACTGGAAGTTAAGGTTGCCACCCAGTCACTGTGCCTCTGAGTCAATAGGCCAAGAGGGCATTTctggtgttggctggggtgattgagcCAGATTACTAAGGGGAAATTGAACTGCTATTCCACAATGCAAATAAGGAAGAATATGTCTagaatacaggagatcccttaGGGTGTCTCTTAATATTATTAATACCATGCTCtttgattaaggtcaatgggaaactacaataATCCAACCCAGGCAGACTAtgaatggcccagacccttcaggaataaAGGCTGGGTCCCACCCCACCAGGTAAAGAACCATGACtagctgaaggcaaagggaatacagagtGGGTAGTAGAAGAAAGTGGTTATAAACACCAGGTATGACCATGTGACCAGTTACAGAAacaaggactgtaattgtcatgagtatttcctccctATGCTGTTAtgaatatgtttgtgtatatatatacatatattaagtaaatatctttcttttctttcctctttcattctCTTATCATGTGACAACATAAGATGTATTGAGTCTATATCAACATTTAAGTGTTAATTTTATATCACAGTATTTAAGTTACAGGATATCAAAGAGAAAGTAAACATCACTCAAGAACTTCACCTTCTCTTCAGGGGAAGAGATTAATGCATTTCTTGGTTGTATGCAGGAGAGTTGTCTCATATTCGATGGAATCATGACCTTGtatttatttggagattaagtttGGTTTAAGGAGATGCGCTTGTGTGGCAAGTTGACAAGAGGTGGATTTgcaatggttaattttaggtgtcaacttgactgggtcaaGGGTTGCTCAGATAACTGGTAAAACATGATTTCTGGGTGTGTTTATGAGGGTGTTTCTGGCAGAGactggcatttgaatcagtggactgagtaaagaagactCATGCTTACCAGTGTGGGTGGGTAACATCCAATCTGTTGAGGACCTGGATAGAACTAAAAGGCCTCTGCCTTTTAGCCCTTTAATAGAAGGGCTCTCTTCTTCATTCTCTATTCTGGAGCTAGAatatccatcttctcctgcccacAGGCCCCAGCACTCTAGGTTCTtgggcctttggactctgggacttacaCCAGAGGCCACTCCTGACGACCCAGTTCTCAGGCCCTTGGCCTCAGGTTGAGTTACACCACCAGCTTTCTGGCTCTCCAGTGGGCAGACAGCATATCCTGAGACTTCTTGGCCTccacaatcacatgagccaatccCCATAAAAAATCTCCTCTTACGTATCTCTatatatcctgttggttctgtttatctggag from Pongo pygmaeus isolate AG05252 chromosome 10, NHGRI_mPonPyg2-v2.0_pri, whole genome shotgun sequence harbors:
- the LOC129010696 gene encoding uncharacterized protein LOC129010696, coding for MWPELKKPQAQLQACSQQGRGAPHLPDGGQPGRGTPHFPDGVDGQRRSSLPRQLGGWAEALLTSQTTGWPGRGAPHFPDSWQPGKGAPHFPDGAAAGQRHSSLPRRLEAGQRRSSLPSQLGSRAEALLTCQRVGSPAKALLTSQTGRPGRGAPHLPVSWAAGQRSSLLPSQLGGRREALLTSQTGRRPGRGAPHFHLPNALIPDILVQFLEKNKFPVTYQGTEEVADQLNQTCFLPIEPQKLIPKPPLAEWDTSLKAGKINQDLPAVFCVIVSRPFNILITVPGQLHFVNAPVKMWHPYLVTIIQILKVTPYLIKVFLYIANYNKWRYNQTIAYICANHRVLADQM